Proteins encoded together in one Oncorhynchus mykiss isolate Arlee chromosome 7, USDA_OmykA_1.1, whole genome shotgun sequence window:
- the gja5b gene encoding gap junction alpha-5 protein codes for MADWSLLGNFLEEVQEHSTSVGKVWLTILFIFRILVLGTAAESSWGDEQEDFTCDTEQPGCENVCYDTAFPIAHIRYWVLQIVFVSTPSLIYMGHAMHTVRMEEKRRRKEQEDQGGGDGEEGGGEGGEEKHYLEHGEEKGGECGKEGSGMGRVRLRGALLQTYVLSILIRTLMEVVFIVVQYILYGVFLNALYVCNSRPCPHPVNCYVSRPTEKNVFIVFMLAVSGVSLFLSAVELYHLAFKQCQRFLRRKRQQQQQQQQQLLQGRTPSSATVITAEPDSPPRPSMPCTPPPDFSQCVSSSPHTHPMHSQSHPHPSCPPFNNRLAHQQNSVNMATERHRVVHNDLETEDFLHVTYEGHADTPNACTPPSSLLQNGFQNGFLKDKRRLSKTSGSSSRVRPDDLAV; via the coding sequence ATGGCCGACTGGAGTCTCCTGGGCAACTTCTTGGAAGAGGTGCAGGAGCACTCCACGTCTGTGGGCAAGGTGTGGCTCACCATCCTCTTCATCTTCCGTATTCTGGTCTTGGGCACGGCCGCCGAGTCGTCGTGGGGCGACGAGCAGGAGGACTTCACCTGCGACACGGAGCAGCCCGGCTGCGAGAACGTTTGTTACGACACGGCCTTCCCCATCGCCCACATCCGCTACTGGGTGCTGCAGATTGTCTTCGTGTCCACGCCGTCGCTCATCTACATGGGCCACGCCATGCACACGGTGCGCATGGAGGAGAAACGCCGGCGCAAGGAGCAGGAGGACCAGGGGGGAGGTGACGGGGAGGAAGGTGGAGGGGAAGGCGGAGAGGAGAAGCATTATCTGGAGCACggggaagagaaggggggagagtgCGGGAAGGAGGGCAGCGGCATGGGCCGGGTGCGTCTGCGCGGGGCGCTGCTGCAGACTTACGTGTTGAGCATCCTGATCCGGACGCTAATGGAGGTGGTCTTCATCGTGGTGCAGTACATCCTCTACGGGGTCTTCCTCAATGCCCTGTACGTGTGCAACAGCCGGCCCTGTCCACACCCGGTTAACTGTTACGTCTCGCGGCCCACGGAGAAGAATGTGTTCATCGTGTTCATGCTGGCCGTGTCGGGCGTGTCGTTGTTTCTCAGCGCCGTGGAGCTCTACCACCTGGCCTTTAAGCAGTGTCAGAGGTTTCTGAGGAGGAAACgacaacagcagcaacagcagcagcaacagctgCTACAAGGACGCACGCCTTCAAGCGCTACGGTCATCACCGCTGAACCTGACAGCCCACCCCGTCCATCCATGCCCTGCACCCCACCCCCAGACTTCAGCCAGTGTGTTAGCTcttcccctcacacacaccccatgCATTCCCAATCCCACCCCCATCCTAGCTGCCCCCCTTTCAACAACCGGCTGGCCCACCAGCAGAACTCAGTCAACATGGCCACTGAGCGCCACCGTGTTGTCCACAATGACCTTGAAACGGAAGACTTCCTGCACGTGACCTATGAGGGGCACGCCGACACGCCCAATGCCTGCACCCCGCCCTCTTCGCTGCTCCAAAATGGCTTCCAAAATGGTTTCCTGAAGGACAAGAGGCGTCTGAGCAAGACCAGCGGCTCCAGTAGCCGTGTGCGACCCGATGACTTGGCTGTATAG